From a single Streptomyces sp. NBC_01264 genomic region:
- a CDS encoding glycerophosphodiester phosphodiesterase, producing MTFLTIGHRGVMGVEPENTLRSFVRAERSGMDVVALDVRLSKDGALVVLHDAEIDRTTDGTGAVADLTLAELRELNAGDGEHVPVVEEVLDAVRAPLRIQVHDLAAVAAFAELLLRRDLTGRVEVASFHDEVLVEAARLVPGVRTVLYANQTPADAGEVVARAALAGAETVALNIGHLTLHTVEAAHEAGLRVTGWTVNTLERLRLARALELDGVLTDFPEIRSTGRFTA from the coding sequence GGGCACCGCGGGGTCATGGGTGTCGAACCGGAGAACACGCTGCGCTCGTTCGTCCGCGCGGAACGTTCCGGCATGGACGTCGTCGCGCTCGACGTGCGGCTCAGCAAGGACGGCGCCCTCGTCGTCCTGCACGACGCCGAGATCGACCGGACCACCGACGGTACGGGAGCCGTGGCCGATCTGACCCTGGCCGAACTGCGCGAGCTGAACGCGGGGGACGGCGAGCACGTGCCGGTCGTGGAGGAGGTCCTCGACGCCGTCCGCGCCCCGCTCCGGATCCAGGTCCACGACCTCGCCGCCGTCGCTGCCTTCGCGGAGCTGCTGCTGCGCCGCGATCTGACCGGCCGGGTGGAAGTGGCCTCCTTCCACGACGAGGTGCTCGTGGAGGCGGCCCGACTGGTGCCGGGCGTACGGACCGTGCTCTACGCGAACCAGACCCCGGCGGACGCCGGGGAGGTCGTCGCCCGGGCCGCGCTGGCGGGCGCGGAGACGGTGGCCCTGAACATCGGCCACCTCACCCTGCACACCGTGGAGGCGGCGCACGAGGCCGGGCTGCGCGTGACGGGGTGGACGGTCAACACGCTGGAGCGGCTGCGCCTCGCGCGAGCCCTCGAACTCGACGGCGTGCTCACCGATTTCCCGGAGATCCGCTCCACGGGCCGCTTCACCGCCTGA
- a CDS encoding GNAT family N-acetyltransferase, with translation MPSAAPQALTYRSAVEADIPALVALVESAYRGDSSRGGWTTEADFLDGQRTDAEDVARIVGHPDGMLLAVERAGEIVSCCHLEHRGDHVYFGMFAVRPGQQGGGLGKAVMLEAERRARERWAAKEMRMTVINVREELIAFYVRRGYERTGEMTPFPYGDERFGVPLRDDLAFELLVKTL, from the coding sequence ATGCCGAGCGCCGCCCCCCAGGCCTTGACCTACCGCAGTGCCGTGGAGGCGGACATCCCGGCGCTCGTGGCGCTCGTGGAATCGGCGTACCGGGGGGATTCGAGCCGCGGCGGCTGGACCACCGAGGCCGACTTCCTGGACGGACAGCGGACCGACGCCGAGGACGTGGCGAGGATCGTCGGGCACCCCGACGGCATGCTCCTCGCCGTGGAGCGCGCCGGCGAGATCGTCTCCTGCTGCCACCTCGAACACCGCGGTGACCACGTCTACTTCGGCATGTTCGCGGTCCGCCCCGGACAGCAGGGCGGCGGGCTGGGCAAGGCGGTCATGCTGGAGGCGGAGCGCCGCGCCCGCGAGCGGTGGGCGGCCAAGGAGATGCGGATGACCGTGATCAACGTGCGGGAGGAGCTCATCGCCTTCTACGTCCGCCGCGGCTACGAGCGCACCGGCGAGATGACCCCCTTCCCCTACGGGGACGAGCGGTTCGGCGTTCCGCTCCGCGACGACCTGGCCTTCGAGCTCCTGGTCAAGACGCTGTAG
- a CDS encoding DUF5134 domain-containing protein yields the protein MHGPATSLATSVSAWLLVLLCAVSGAYCLRRAGRAGGGAAAGEAAMGFGMALMAVPLRLGGGWQAPVLGAVFCGAALHALWLLRGGPHHAHHLVGSLTMVYMALAAGTGAGAAPGSSGHAHGQGAGLPLLTGLLLLYYAGYVVLGGARLVTVGGTGGAGAVGSAGGAGAPAGPAEVIHACRLAMGMGMLAMLLTM from the coding sequence GTGCACGGTCCCGCCACGTCCCTCGCCACCTCCGTCTCCGCCTGGCTCCTCGTCCTGCTCTGTGCGGTGAGCGGGGCCTACTGTCTGCGGCGCGCGGGGAGAGCCGGCGGCGGCGCGGCGGCCGGGGAGGCGGCGATGGGGTTCGGCATGGCCCTGATGGCGGTGCCGCTGCGGCTGGGCGGCGGCTGGCAGGCGCCCGTGCTGGGCGCGGTCTTCTGCGGGGCGGCGCTGCACGCCCTGTGGCTGCTGCGCGGGGGCCCGCACCACGCGCACCACCTGGTGGGCTCGCTGACCATGGTCTACATGGCGCTGGCCGCCGGGACGGGCGCGGGCGCCGCGCCCGGGTCCTCCGGCCACGCTCACGGGCAGGGCGCCGGACTGCCGCTGCTCACGGGCCTGCTGCTCCTCTACTACGCCGGGTACGTGGTGCTGGGCGGCGCCCGGCTGGTCACCGTCGGCGGTACGGGTGGCGCGGGTGCCGTGGGCTCCGCTGGTGGCGCCGGAGCCCCCGCCGGGCCGGCGGAGGTGATCCACGCCTGCCGACTGGCCATGGGGATGGGCATGTTGGCGATGCTGCTCACGATGTGA
- a CDS encoding M56 family metallopeptidase yields the protein MMVPAVLLLLGALTAVLAPRLLARAEWPEHEPVVALWAWQCVVGAVLLCFALSMLLSAAAAWQAVRGRLFAPAPHGVVDAYALDAAGGLWAAGTAVALAGGGLWTGAMLAREILRARARRRAQGAELLLRAPLLPGEQASGARLVVLEGQRPDSWWLPGPAPQLVVTTAALGRLKGSQLDAVLAHEQGHAAARHDWLLHCSRALSGGFPQVPVFAAFEAQMHRLVELAADDVASRRYGRLTTALALIGLNEDRGVFGPSPAPHAHVPQRVRRLLAAAPRLSPVHRLRLTALATLAPAIPLLVAFGPGLTALG from the coding sequence ATGATGGTCCCCGCCGTTCTCCTGCTGCTCGGCGCCCTGACCGCGGTGCTCGCACCCCGCCTGCTGGCCCGGGCCGAGTGGCCCGAGCACGAGCCCGTCGTGGCCCTGTGGGCCTGGCAGTGCGTGGTGGGCGCCGTGCTCCTGTGCTTCGCCCTGTCGATGCTGCTGAGCGCGGCCGCCGCCTGGCAGGCCGTCCGGGGCCGGCTGTTCGCCCCGGCCCCGCACGGCGTGGTCGACGCCTACGCGCTGGACGCCGCGGGCGGGCTCTGGGCCGCGGGCACCGCCGTCGCCCTGGCGGGCGGCGGGCTGTGGACCGGGGCGATGCTGGCCCGGGAGATCCTGCGGGCCCGCGCCCGGCGGCGTGCGCAGGGCGCCGAACTGCTGCTGCGGGCTCCCCTGCTGCCCGGGGAGCAGGCCTCCGGGGCGCGGCTCGTGGTCCTGGAGGGGCAGCGGCCCGACAGCTGGTGGCTGCCGGGTCCGGCCCCGCAGCTGGTGGTCACGACGGCGGCTCTGGGCCGGCTCAAGGGGAGTCAGCTGGACGCCGTACTGGCCCACGAGCAGGGGCACGCGGCGGCCCGGCACGACTGGCTGCTGCACTGCTCGCGGGCGCTGTCCGGGGGGTTCCCGCAGGTCCCGGTCTTCGCCGCGTTCGAGGCGCAGATGCACCGGCTGGTGGAGCTGGCGGCCGACGACGTGGCCTCGCGCCGGTACGGACGCCTGACCACGGCGCTGGCCCTGATCGGCCTGAACGAGGACCGCGGGGTCTTCGGCCCGTCCCCCGCGCCGCACGCGCACGTCCCCCAACGGGTCCGCCGACTCCTGGCGGCCGCGCCCCGCCTGTCGCCCGTACACCGCCTGCGCCTGACGGCCCTGGCAACGCTGGCTCCGGCGATCCCCCTCCTGGTGGCGTTCGGCCCGGGCCTGACCGCACTGGGCTGA
- a CDS encoding Pycsar system effector family protein → MIDWTGKVDAKAAFALTIESAVLALAATLSRPLADLGGGRRAVFLAGGAVVAAAALFAMVAVFPRMSGRTARRFSAGDLVYFGHIRHWDPAELALTLRTVDPLPSLSRQLVAMSRVAWRKHRCVQASLCAAAVGAALLAVSVAVP, encoded by the coding sequence TTGATCGACTGGACCGGAAAGGTTGACGCGAAAGCAGCGTTCGCGCTGACCATCGAATCGGCGGTACTCGCCTTGGCCGCGACCCTCTCGCGGCCCCTCGCCGACCTCGGCGGCGGCCGGCGAGCCGTCTTCCTCGCGGGCGGGGCGGTGGTCGCCGCGGCCGCGTTGTTCGCGATGGTCGCGGTCTTCCCCCGGATGAGCGGGCGTACGGCCCGACGCTTTTCGGCCGGCGATCTCGTCTACTTCGGCCACATCCGGCACTGGGATCCGGCCGAACTCGCCCTCACCCTGAGGACGGTGGATCCGCTCCCCTCGCTGAGTCGTCAGCTCGTCGCGATGTCACGGGTCGCGTGGCGCAAACACCGCTGCGTACAGGCGTCGTTGTGTGCCGCGGCCGTCGGCGCCGCGCTCCTCGCGGTGTCCGTGGCCGTTCCCTAG
- a CDS encoding Crp/Fnr family transcriptional regulator yields the protein MTPRGAGNRRSGAHEPFTADELLLLRGAGRIRVWNRHDRLMGEGGPPDSVVLVVSGLAKITAESDNGYTSVLALRGPGELVGELSCLDGTVRSATVTAIERLEGVVIGAEAFQRVLSSHATLTLAVLRSVIARLRDSDGLRTEHGARTAAAMLAHVLLETAVRHGVDVPDPPGAIEVRMNQQELAGAAGISRESVVRCLRALQGSGLVSTSRGRTLVLDLQGIRRRAQE from the coding sequence GTGACACCACGCGGAGCCGGAAACCGCCGGTCCGGAGCGCACGAGCCCTTCACGGCGGACGAGTTACTCCTCCTGCGTGGAGCCGGCCGGATCCGTGTGTGGAACCGTCACGACCGACTCATGGGGGAGGGCGGTCCTCCCGACTCCGTCGTCCTCGTCGTCAGCGGGCTGGCCAAGATCACCGCGGAGTCGGACAACGGGTACACCAGTGTCCTGGCGCTGCGCGGGCCGGGCGAACTCGTCGGTGAACTCTCCTGCCTGGACGGCACCGTGCGCTCCGCCACGGTCACCGCGATCGAACGCCTCGAGGGCGTGGTCATCGGCGCCGAGGCCTTCCAGCGCGTGCTGAGCTCGCACGCCACGCTCACCCTGGCCGTCCTGCGCAGCGTCATCGCCCGGCTCCGCGACTCCGACGGCCTGCGCACCGAGCACGGGGCCCGGACCGCCGCGGCGATGCTCGCGCACGTCCTCCTCGAAACCGCCGTGCGGCACGGCGTCGACGTACCGGACCCGCCGGGAGCCATCGAAGTGCGGATGAACCAGCAGGAGCTGGCGGGCGCCGCGGGCATCTCCCGGGAATCGGTGGTGCGTTGCCTGCGCGCGTTGCAGGGCTCCGGCCTCGTCAGCACCAGCCGGGGACGCACCCTCGTACTCGATCTCCAGGGGATACGGCGCCGGGCACAGGAATGA
- a CDS encoding protein phosphatase 2C domain-containing protein: MSGRQGQHRALPSGGPVRRARRTGRRGRLALTLAVFFTALLSGGILMFGARGFAGSVVAGGALVTAAWHRLARRPDAETREGHAGDVGTGVAARPDRGTGSGSRPYEQGRPADRTQEVDGAAGTGRAPDRDPVLPAPRPALGPGGSPTGRSVHPESEDPGSASGPAVRPEVGLPPHPDLDADLDADPDPGPEPGPEPESVPPGTEPSGFPVLAQPSRAFHAPWLLPERPAPHGLVADRAELGGLVLRAASVIGPGHRARALPRQDAYRIGRDRSGDHLIVAVADGMSDSRHSDIGAQVAVSALVGAVREALDSGTGPESLDRAQVFLAAAKQMYAAAEARGWTADDVRAVAAVAVIPAHAEPGTARRVWLGAIADATAWRLEKGAWERLIGDGKSGYDPSSVSSFLPHTPDLAAYRTVELRAGSALAVTTDGVGDALESGPTARDWFAGRWAGPPEVGRFLMDVGFEQAQMQDDRTAVVVWCADEETE; the protein is encoded by the coding sequence GTGAGCGGGCGCCAGGGGCAGCACCGGGCCCTGCCCTCGGGCGGGCCCGTACGCCGAGCCCGCCGGACCGGCCGGCGCGGCCGGCTGGCGCTCACGCTCGCGGTCTTCTTCACCGCACTGCTCTCGGGAGGGATCCTGATGTTCGGTGCCCGCGGATTCGCCGGCTCCGTCGTGGCGGGCGGCGCGCTGGTCACCGCGGCGTGGCACCGGCTCGCCCGGAGGCCGGACGCCGAGACCCGGGAGGGCCACGCCGGCGACGTGGGAACCGGGGTCGCGGCCAGGCCCGACCGGGGCACGGGGAGCGGAAGCCGTCCGTACGAGCAGGGCCGGCCCGCGGACCGTACCCAAGAGGTGGACGGCGCGGCCGGAACCGGCCGGGCGCCCGACCGGGACCCCGTACTCCCGGCACCGCGGCCCGCGCTCGGTCCGGGAGGCTCCCCCACCGGTCGCTCCGTCCACCCGGAGTCCGAGGACCCCGGGTCCGCGTCGGGGCCCGCCGTCCGGCCGGAGGTCGGCCTCCCTCCCCACCCCGACCTCGATGCCGACCTCGATGCCGATCCCGATCCCGGTCCCGAACCCGGCCCCGAACCCGAATCCGTACCGCCCGGCACCGAGCCCTCGGGATTCCCCGTCCTGGCGCAGCCCTCGCGCGCGTTCCACGCACCCTGGCTCCTGCCGGAACGGCCGGCACCGCACGGGCTGGTGGCCGACCGGGCCGAACTCGGCGGGCTCGTCCTGCGGGCCGCCTCGGTGATCGGCCCCGGCCACCGGGCCCGGGCCCTCCCGCGCCAGGATGCGTACCGGATCGGCCGCGACCGCTCGGGAGACCATCTGATCGTGGCCGTCGCGGACGGCATGTCCGACAGCCGCCACTCCGACATCGGAGCCCAGGTCGCCGTGTCCGCGCTGGTCGGAGCAGTGCGCGAGGCGCTCGACTCGGGCACGGGCCCGGAATCGCTCGACCGGGCACAGGTGTTCCTCGCCGCGGCCAAGCAGATGTACGCGGCGGCCGAGGCCCGCGGCTGGACGGCTGACGACGTGCGGGCCGTGGCGGCGGTCGCCGTGATTCCGGCCCACGCCGAGCCCGGGACGGCGCGCCGGGTCTGGCTGGGTGCGATCGCGGACGCGACGGCGTGGCGGCTGGAGAAGGGGGCGTGGGAACGGCTCATCGGTGACGGCAAGAGCGGCTACGACCCCTCCTCGGTGTCAAGCTTCCTGCCTCACACTCCGGATCTCGCCGCGTACCGGACGGTCGAACTCCGCGCCGGCAGCGCCTTGGCCGTCACCACCGACGGAGTGGGTGACGCCCTCGAATCGGGACCGACGGCCCGCGACTGGTTCGCCGGGCGCTGGGCCGGCCCGCCCGAGGTCGGCCGGTTCCTCATGGACGTCGGGTTCGAACAGGCCCAGATGCAGGACGACCGCACCGCCGTCGTCGTCTGGTGCGCGGACGAGGAGACCGAGTGA
- a CDS encoding vWA domain-containing protein produces the protein MTEAQDTRPPGFGAKGLPAYVVLDTSGSMAKYEPLLNATLLKIYDTLYTSPLLSEFIHLSVISFNTQPHVVTEMTDIELMESLPTVTCEGLTNIGPMLRLLRTRITEDVEQLSAKGVKVLRPVVFLLTDGAPTDAPAGIWHQDLETLRDPAWKPRPHVITYGFGAASESMLRSLATVAAYLAQDEAQSTGEALSEAMSSLLNSLVASARVQQLQVPEEVKGYRSVPLDFVD, from the coding sequence ATGACCGAGGCCCAGGACACCCGGCCACCAGGGTTCGGCGCCAAGGGACTGCCCGCGTACGTCGTGCTCGACACCTCGGGTTCGATGGCGAAGTACGAGCCGCTGCTGAACGCCACCCTGCTCAAGATCTACGACACGCTCTACACCAGCCCGCTGCTCTCGGAGTTCATCCACCTCTCGGTGATCTCCTTCAACACGCAGCCGCACGTGGTCACCGAGATGACCGACATAGAGCTGATGGAGAGCCTGCCGACCGTCACCTGTGAAGGCCTCACGAACATCGGGCCGATGCTGCGACTGCTCCGTACCCGCATCACCGAGGACGTCGAGCAGTTGTCGGCGAAGGGCGTCAAGGTGCTGCGCCCGGTCGTCTTCCTGCTCACGGACGGGGCGCCCACCGACGCACCGGCGGGCATTTGGCACCAGGACCTGGAGACGTTGCGGGACCCCGCCTGGAAGCCCCGCCCGCACGTCATCACCTACGGGTTCGGCGCCGCGTCCGAGTCCATGCTGCGCAGCCTGGCCACGGTGGCCGCCTACCTCGCGCAGGACGAGGCCCAGTCCACCGGCGAGGCGCTGTCCGAGGCGATGAGCAGCCTCCTGAACTCCCTGGTCGCCTCCGCCCGGGTGCAGCAGCTCCAGGTACCGGAGGAGGTCAAGGGGTACCGCAGCGTGCCCCTGGACTTCGTGGACTGA
- a CDS encoding phosphatase PAP2 family protein codes for MRNDHVRWRNPLVCTLFGASAVLTVLVALGWGPLLSLDGWIARGLHSYAVSHPGVTRLMRVLSDWVWDPWTMRALAGAVCLWLWWRGRGRCALRIAVATVAASVVSQGLKFLVGRERPVWPDPVVTADYASYPSGHALTATTVCGLLGWLAAQGSARPAAQSLPRERALPRPALALLVALAAVSVLGVGFTRIYLGVHWFSDVVAGWLLGAVLVALAVSDGACSGRSPVSPRAGGPAR; via the coding sequence ATGCGGAACGATCACGTACGGTGGCGGAACCCGCTGGTGTGCACGCTGTTCGGCGCCTCGGCCGTCCTGACGGTCCTGGTGGCCCTCGGCTGGGGTCCGCTCCTGTCGCTCGACGGGTGGATCGCGCGGGGGCTGCACTCCTACGCCGTCTCCCACCCCGGGGTCACCCGGCTGATGCGGGTGCTCAGCGACTGGGTCTGGGACCCGTGGACCATGCGGGCCCTGGCGGGTGCGGTCTGCCTGTGGCTGTGGTGGCGGGGCCGGGGCCGGTGCGCGCTGCGGATCGCGGTGGCCACCGTCGCGGCCTCGGTGGTGAGTCAGGGACTGAAGTTCCTGGTGGGGCGGGAGCGGCCGGTTTGGCCGGACCCGGTCGTCACCGCGGACTACGCCTCCTATCCGTCGGGGCACGCCCTGACGGCGACGACGGTCTGCGGCTTGCTCGGATGGCTGGCCGCCCAGGGCTCCGCGCGGCCGGCCGCGCAATCGTTGCCGCGCGAGCGCGCGCTGCCGCGCCCGGCCCTGGCGCTGCTCGTCGCCCTGGCGGCGGTCTCGGTCCTCGGGGTCGGCTTCACCCGGATCTACCTCGGCGTCCACTGGTTCTCGGACGTCGTGGCGGGCTGGCTGCTGGGCGCGGTGCTCGTGGCGCTCGCCGTCTCGGACGGTGCCTGCTCTGGGCGATCCCCCGTGTCGCCCAGAGCAGGCGGTCCGGCGCGCTGA
- a CDS encoding TetR/AcrR family transcriptional regulator — MSPRSASVNEELRRRSRERLLQATVELVAERGYEATTLGDIADRAGAARGLVSYYFPGKRQLLQSAVHRLMHLTLDSALEREPRPGGPDDGRERLARAIDAILGLAMDRPRLMRTHMAGILQAEGFVQCSEQQRLAELLRDTVVRYGSADVDTDYPLLRALLMGAVVAVLLPGAPMPAARLRAELFQRYGLDWELGVPPDGGPPGGTFPSPR; from the coding sequence ATGTCCCCGCGCAGCGCATCGGTCAATGAAGAATTGCGCAGGCGTTCCCGGGAGCGGTTGCTGCAGGCCACGGTCGAGCTCGTGGCGGAGCGCGGCTACGAGGCCACCACCCTCGGCGACATCGCCGACCGGGCGGGAGCCGCCCGCGGCCTGGTGTCCTACTACTTCCCCGGCAAGCGCCAGCTCCTGCAGTCCGCCGTGCACCGGCTGATGCACCTCACGCTGGATTCGGCGCTGGAGCGGGAGCCCCGGCCCGGTGGACCCGATGACGGACGGGAGCGCCTGGCCCGGGCCATCGACGCGATCCTCGGGCTGGCCATGGACCGGCCGCGGCTGATGCGGACCCACATGGCGGGGATCCTGCAGGCGGAGGGCTTCGTCCAGTGCTCGGAGCAGCAGCGGCTGGCGGAGCTGTTGCGGGACACCGTCGTACGGTACGGATCGGCGGACGTGGACACCGACTACCCGCTGCTGCGGGCCCTGTTGATGGGCGCGGTGGTGGCGGTGCTGCTGCCGGGGGCGCCGATGCCGGCGGCCCGGCTGCGGGCCGAGCTGTTCCAGCGGTACGGGCTGGACTGGGAGCTGGGTGTCCCGCCGGACGGTGGACCGCCCGGCGGAACGTTTCCCTCGCCCCGTTAG
- a CDS encoding LVIVD repeat-containing protein: MHTSRARRTSLGVAAAAAGLLTSLLAAGPAAATPDPGDLLPGAGAPQSAATAAGEGRELAPGEIPGQDEIVHSRNIKPLANIPSTDPTQVNSDMAFQGKYAFAGNYNGFVIYDIGNPRAPKKITEVLCPGGQNDISVDGDLLFLSTDSSRSDDSCNSVSQPATEKSSWEGIKIFDIKDKKNPKYIKSVETPCGSHTHTLVPGGRDAYLYVSSYNPNDAFPDCKPPHDGISVVKVPRKNPTQAAVVGFPVLFPDGGNPGAPTNPGVSKTTGCHDITVLPSKDLAAGACMGDGILFDISKPEQPRVIDRVQDNVNFAFWHSATFNERANKVVFTDELGGGGGATCNEATGPTRGADGIYEITGRGDQRKLVFKSYFKIPRPQADTENCVAHNGSLIPVGGGRDIMVQAWYQGGISVWEFTDSTKPKEIAYFERGPLTTDKLGLGGSWSAYYYNGHIYSNDIVKGLDVLRLDDWRTDSAKWVRLDRLNVQTQPEYH; this comes from the coding sequence ATGCACACCAGCAGAGCGCGGCGCACATCCCTGGGAGTGGCCGCGGCAGCGGCCGGACTCCTCACCTCGTTACTGGCGGCCGGACCCGCGGCCGCCACCCCGGACCCGGGGGACCTGCTCCCGGGCGCGGGTGCGCCGCAGAGCGCCGCCACCGCGGCCGGCGAGGGGCGGGAGTTGGCGCCCGGCGAGATACCCGGCCAGGACGAGATCGTCCACAGCCGCAACATCAAACCCCTGGCCAATATCCCGAGCACCGATCCGACCCAGGTCAACTCCGATATGGCCTTCCAGGGCAAGTACGCCTTCGCGGGCAACTACAACGGCTTCGTGATCTACGACATCGGCAACCCCCGGGCGCCGAAGAAGATCACCGAAGTGCTCTGCCCCGGCGGGCAGAACGACATCTCGGTCGACGGCGACCTGCTCTTCCTGTCCACCGACTCCTCGCGCAGCGACGACTCCTGCAACAGCGTCTCGCAGCCCGCCACGGAGAAGTCCTCGTGGGAGGGCATCAAGATCTTCGACATCAAGGACAAGAAGAACCCGAAGTACATCAAGTCCGTCGAGACTCCGTGCGGTTCCCACACCCACACGCTGGTCCCGGGCGGCCGGGACGCCTACCTCTACGTCTCTTCGTACAACCCGAACGACGCCTTCCCCGACTGCAAGCCGCCGCACGACGGCATCTCGGTCGTGAAGGTCCCCAGGAAGAACCCGACGCAGGCCGCGGTCGTGGGCTTCCCGGTCCTCTTCCCCGACGGCGGCAACCCGGGCGCGCCCACCAACCCGGGCGTCTCCAAGACCACCGGCTGCCACGACATCACCGTGCTGCCCTCGAAGGACCTCGCCGCGGGCGCCTGCATGGGTGACGGCATCCTCTTCGACATCAGCAAGCCCGAGCAGCCGCGCGTCATCGACCGCGTCCAGGACAACGTCAACTTCGCGTTCTGGCACTCGGCCACCTTCAACGAGCGTGCCAACAAGGTGGTGTTCACCGACGAGCTGGGCGGCGGTGGCGGCGCCACCTGCAACGAGGCCACCGGCCCCACCCGGGGAGCCGACGGCATCTACGAGATCACCGGCCGCGGCGACCAGCGCAAGCTCGTCTTCAAGAGCTACTTCAAGATCCCGCGCCCGCAGGCCGACACCGAGAACTGCGTGGCCCACAACGGCTCGCTGATCCCGGTCGGCGGCGGCCGCGACATCATGGTGCAGGCCTGGTACCAGGGCGGGATCTCCGTCTGGGAGTTCACCGATTCCACCAAGCCGAAGGAGATCGCCTACTTCGAGCGGGGCCCGCTGACCACCGACAAGCTCGGTCTCGGCGGCTCCTGGTCCGCGTACTACTACAACGGGCACATCTACTCCAACGACATCGTCAAGGGCCTCGACGTGCTGCGGCTCGACGACTGGCGCACCGACAGTGCCAAGTGGGTGCGGCTGGACCGGCTCAACGTGCAGACCCAGCCCGAATACCACTAA
- a CDS encoding DUF305 domain-containing protein: MDMAKVSLRRIVGAALTLGLLLPLTGCRDGGAAADGKPAVIAPGRPGEKARTLSPEQAAKELPDDTPNTADRAYVRNMIEHHGQALTMSALAPDRASADGVKRLAERIAAAQKPEIGAMEGWAARNPAPSAAAGGHDHAAMPGMATEQQLKELSGARGPDFDRLFLALMTAHHEGALKMTGEVLAAGNNAAVEEMANEVAATQAAEIHRMRAMG; encoded by the coding sequence ATGGACATGGCGAAAGTCTCACTCCGGCGAATCGTCGGAGCGGCCCTGACCCTCGGGCTCCTGCTCCCCCTCACCGGCTGCCGCGACGGCGGCGCCGCGGCCGACGGCAAGCCGGCGGTGATCGCCCCCGGCAGACCCGGCGAGAAGGCGCGCACCCTCTCCCCCGAACAGGCGGCGAAGGAGCTGCCCGACGACACCCCCAACACGGCGGACCGAGCGTACGTGCGGAACATGATCGAACACCACGGGCAGGCGCTGACCATGAGCGCTCTGGCCCCCGACCGGGCCTCGGCCGACGGGGTCAAGCGGCTCGCGGAGCGCATCGCGGCCGCGCAGAAGCCCGAGATCGGCGCGATGGAGGGGTGGGCGGCCCGCAACCCGGCGCCCAGCGCCGCCGCCGGAGGCCACGACCACGCGGCCATGCCCGGAATGGCCACCGAGCAGCAACTGAAGGAGCTGTCCGGGGCCAGGGGGCCGGACTTCGACCGGCTCTTCCTCGCCCTGATGACCGCCCACCACGAGGGCGCCCTGAAGATGACCGGCGAGGTCCTGGCCGCGGGCAACAACGCCGCCGTGGAGGAGATGGCCAACGAGGTGGCGGCCACCCAGGCCGCCGAGATCCACCGGATGCGCGCGATGGGCTGA